The Polyangium mundeleinium genome contains the following window.
GAGCGGGGGCGCCGCTCGCGCACATAGGCGTCCTCCGAGAACAGGTTGGGCGCGGCAGCGTCGTCGAGGATCACGGTCTCCCGCGTGCGAATCACGTAATGCAGAATGGCCGTGGGGAGATCGGCTGGGGTGACGGGCGTCTGGCGCAGGGTGACCTCGACACGGTCGCGCACGGTGACGACCTCGGCCTCGATGTCGCATTCGGCGCCACGGGGGAGGATCAAAAGCCCCCGCTCGGCGCCCGCGTGCTCGACTGCGATCGACAGCAGCGTCTCGATGAGCCGGTCGAGGACGAGCTCGCCGGAGACGGCCTGCGAGGCTTTGAGCACGGTGGCGAAGTCCAGCTCCGCGCGCGAGCCGTCGAACAAGGCGGGAGGCCCCGGCGCGCCCCGGTCCTGCTGCCGGCGCGTCGCCTCGCGCGGGAGCAGGTGCGGGAAGTCTCTCTCCAGGCGCTCCGTGACCCGAAAGGCGCCCCAGCGAGCATACAGGCGATGCGCCTCGCTCATGTAGGCGCACGCCAAGAATTCCCGGCCGAGATCGAGGTAATGGCGGGCGCAGAGCTCGCTGGCCAGCGCCGCATCGTGCAGGAATCGCCCCTCCCGTGCGGCGGCGATCCCGCTATCGTAAAGAGCGCCCGCGCATGCGCGCCCTTCGACCCGGGCGAGCTCTGCCTGCAGGATCAGGCTGCGATGGTGGAAGCTCGCCGGGCCGAACCGCGCATAGGACGCCACCTTGCGCGCGCATTCCGCGAGCCTCGCCAGGTACGCTTCCCTGAGCGCTGGGGCGGCGGTCTCGGCGGCCCGCGAGAAGCAGAGCCCGCCATAAAAATAATAGCAGGGGCTCGCGTGCCATGCCGCGAGCATTCCCAGGCTCCCCGGGTCGGTCGAGCCCCAGATCTCCGCCACCTCCTCGTACGCGCCCTGGAAGACGCCGGCGAGGACCTCGAAGATGTTCAAGAAGTAGAGGGACGCCTGGTTGTTGATCCTGCGGGCGTCCTCGATGACGGCGTCGATGTCCGCCCAGTCCCCCGCGTGCGTCCGCTCGCCCTTGGCCGGCGTGGCGAGCTCCTCGGCGCACTGCGCGACGAGTCCGACCAACCACATGATCGCATTGAATTTGTCGAGCTTGCAGAGCGGCAGGTACAGCTTCGCCTCCTCGATGACATCGCGCAGGTGCGCCCCGCGGAGCAGGCTGTTCTGGCTCGCGTTGCACGTGTTGTAGAAAGCCCAGATGTATTGCCCCGTCTCGATGCCGGCGTGGATGCCCTTGCGCAGGGAAGCCTTCGAGTTCTCGTAGGTGTCCTTCCAGTGCTGGACCCACGCTCCCCACATGTTGCACAGCATGGACTCGGACTTCTTGTCCGGATGGATCTCGTTCAAGCGGACGGCCGCCCGCCCGAACTCGTAACCCTTCTCGATCTCGAGCCTGGCGCACAGGATCGTTCCGAAATTCACGTACGCGTAGATCGAATTCTTCGAGACGCCATGCTCGATCGAATTCTGCAGCATCCGCATCACCGTGATCTCGAAATTCTTCGTTCCGAGCTGATAGGTGGGCGAGAACATCTCTTGCAGGACATCCTGCAGGAAGGCGATCTCGGGATCGTTCAGCGCGGGCAGGTCGACGAGAGATGCAATCGGGCGGTCCCCGATCATGGCGATCGTCCGATCGAACTCGGCGGTGAGCATCTCGTCATCGGGGTAGGGCGGCAAATGGATGTCGAATGCCCGCAGGGCCGCGAGCCCCTCTTCCAGAGCAGCGGGCAGATCGTTCTTGAGGATCTGCACGTTCATTTTCATGCGCCGCACCTCGGTCCTGTGGAGGCGTCCCCTCGCATGCTCGAAGCAGCCCGCGAGGGTCGCGAGCGCGTCGTCGTGCCGCCCGCAGAGCGACTCCATCAATCCTTTTTTCGTGTGATAGACGAATGTCAGATCGTAATCGGAGGTCCACGCGTCGTCGGGCAACATGGCCATGCCATGCTCCAGGTATTTCAATGCCGCAGTGAAGGCTGCCGACTCCTCGGCCCGACCGGCAGCCTCGAGGTTGAGCCTGGCTGATTGCATGCGCTCGCGCGGGGCCCGTATCAAGTCGCCCGCGCTGTTCAAGTGATTGACGATGTCGAACAGGTTGCGCCCCTCGGCGGGTTCCAGCTTGCCGAGCAGGAGCTTCGCGATCCGGTAGTGAAACGCCGGTCGGTCTTTCACGGGAATCAGCGCGTACGCGGCCTCCTGGATCTTGTCGTGCGCGAAGCGGTACTGCTGGTCGGCGCTCACGATCAACCCTTCCCCGAGGGCTCTGTCGAGGCTCCCGTACGTCTCCTCGGGAGGGCGCTCGCTGACCGTATTCAGGACATCCAGCTCGAACATGTTGCCGATCGCCGAGGCCAGCCGCAGCACCTCCTGCGTCGCCTGCGACAGGCGCCGAAGGGTCTCCGCCATGAGGCTGAGGACGTTGTCGGTGTACCCGAGCCTCGCGATTTGCGGCAGGTCCCAGCCCCAACCCGCCTTGGGATCAAAGACGAGCACCTTCGTCTCGTAAAGGTGCCTCATGAACTGCTTGACGAAGAACGGGTTGCCTCCGGTCTTTTTCAGAATCGCGCTCGCCAGCGCGCCTCCGTTGGTGGCCTCCAGGCTGTCGTTGATGAGCTCGATCAGGTGGACCAGCCGGAGGGGATCGAGGACGATGTTCACCACCTCGAGGCCGCCCTTTTGAAGCTCCTCCAGCGCGACGAGGAAGGGATGGGTCGGGCTCACTTCGTTGTCGCGATACGCACCGCAAAAGAAGAGCGATTTCATGTCCTCGTTCGCGAGAATCGTCGTGATCAGGCTGAGGCTGGCCGAATCCACCCATTGCAGGTCATCGAGGAACATGGCCAGCGGGTGGGCGTGGGTGGCAAAGACCGATACGAACTTTTGAAAATAGAGGTTGAATCGATTCTGTGCCTCGACCGGGCCGAGCGCGGGGACGGGCGGCTGCTCGCCGATGATGTGTTTCAGGAACGGGAGGACGTCACAGAGGACCTGACCGTTGCTCCCGAGGGCGTTCAGGAGGGCGTCCCGCCACTTCGTGATTCTCTCCTCGCTCTCGGAGAGGAGCTGCTTGATGAGAGAATCGAACGCCTGGACGATGGCGCTGTAGGGCGTGTCGCGGTTGTGCTGGTCGTATTTTCCGCTGATGTAGTAGCCCTTCTCGCGCGCCAAAGGCTTCAAGATCTCCTGGACGAGAGACGATTTGCCGATGCCCGAATAACCCGAAACGAGGACGATCGCGCGCTTGCCCTGGAGCACGTCGTCGAACGACGCGATGAGCTTTCGGATGTCCCCTTCGCGGCCGTAAAGCTTCTGGTGGATCTGGAAGAGATCTTTCCTGTCGTATTGGCCGGGGCTGAAGGAATCGATCTTGCCGCTACGCTCCCATTGCAATAGGCACGCTTCCAGATCGGCCTTCAGCCCCTCGGCGCTGTGGTAGCGGTCTTCCGCGTTCTTGCTGAGGAGCTTCATCGTGATGGCCGAGAGCGCGTCGGGCACCTCGGGGTTGATGTCCGAGGGGGGAGCTGGCTTCACGGCAATGTGCGCGTGCATCAGCTCGAGCGGGTCCATCGCCTCGAACGGCTTTCGCCCGGCGAGCATCTCGTAGAATACGACCCCGAGCGAGTACATGTCGGTGCGGTAATCCACGCTGCGGTTCATGCGGCCGGTCTGCTCGGGTGAAGTGTAGGGGAGCACCTCCGAGAGGACGCGGGGGCTGTAGATCTCTTCTTTTTCACGCGTCACGATGGAATCGACACCGAATCCCGTGAGTTTTACCTGACCTCCCTCGCCGAGCAGGATGTTCGGAGGCCGCACGTCGCCGTGAAGGAGACCGCGCCCGTGGATGTCGACCAAAGCTTCGGCCATTGCGACGGCGGCGTCCAGGAACGCGCGGAGGTCGAGCTTGCCGGGGGGCTTTGCGGACAGCGCGGTGCCCGGGAAATACTCGGTGATGAGCATCAGCCCGTCCCCGTGCTCCTCGACATCGTGTACCTTGACGATCCGCTCCGAATCGATGCGCTTGATGATACCGTAGGCGTGCTTGAAGCGCGTGATGTCGGCCATCCGTGTGGAATCGGTATGCAGCACCTTCATCGCCACCTCGACGCCGTCGGCCTCGCGGTAGGCTCGATACGTGGCGGAACCTGCGCTCTCGCCGGTCTTCGCGGTGACGTGATACCCTTTGATCTGAACCGTTCCT
Protein-coding sequences here:
- a CDS encoding AAA family ATPase, whose product is MTHLSTEPGTVQIKGYHVTAKTGESAGSATYRAYREADGVEVAMKVLHTDSTRMADITRFKHAYGIIKRIDSERIVKVHDVEEHGDGLMLITEYFPGTALSAKPPGKLDLRAFLDAAVAMAEALVDIHGRGLLHGDVRPPNILLGEGGQVKLTGFGVDSIVTREKEEIYSPRVLSEVLPYTSPEQTGRMNRSVDYRTDMYSLGVVFYEMLAGRKPFEAMDPLELMHAHIAVKPAPPSDINPEVPDALSAITMKLLSKNAEDRYHSAEGLKADLEACLLQWERSGKIDSFSPGQYDRKDLFQIHQKLYGREGDIRKLIASFDDVLQGKRAIVLVSGYSGIGKSSLVQEILKPLAREKGYYISGKYDQHNRDTPYSAIVQAFDSLIKQLLSESEERITKWRDALLNALGSNGQVLCDVLPFLKHIIGEQPPVPALGPVEAQNRFNLYFQKFVSVFATHAHPLAMFLDDLQWVDSASLSLITTILANEDMKSLFFCGAYRDNEVSPTHPFLVALEELQKGGLEVVNIVLDPLRLVHLIELINDSLEATNGGALASAILKKTGGNPFFVKQFMRHLYETKVLVFDPKAGWGWDLPQIARLGYTDNVLSLMAETLRRLSQATQEVLRLASAIGNMFELDVLNTVSERPPEETYGSLDRALGEGLIVSADQQYRFAHDKIQEAAYALIPVKDRPAFHYRIAKLLLGKLEPAEGRNLFDIVNHLNSAGDLIRAPRERMQSARLNLEAAGRAEESAAFTAALKYLEHGMAMLPDDAWTSDYDLTFVYHTKKGLMESLCGRHDDALATLAGCFEHARGRLHRTEVRRMKMNVQILKNDLPAALEEGLAALRAFDIHLPPYPDDEMLTAEFDRTIAMIGDRPIASLVDLPALNDPEIAFLQDVLQEMFSPTYQLGTKNFEITVMRMLQNSIEHGVSKNSIYAYVNFGTILCARLEIEKGYEFGRAAVRLNEIHPDKKSESMLCNMWGAWVQHWKDTYENSKASLRKGIHAGIETGQYIWAFYNTCNASQNSLLRGAHLRDVIEEAKLYLPLCKLDKFNAIMWLVGLVAQCAEELATPAKGERTHAGDWADIDAVIEDARRINNQASLYFLNIFEVLAGVFQGAYEEVAEIWGSTDPGSLGMLAAWHASPCYYFYGGLCFSRAAETAAPALREAYLARLAECARKVASYARFGPASFHHRSLILQAELARVEGRACAGALYDSGIAAAREGRFLHDAALASELCARHYLDLGREFLACAYMSEAHRLYARWGAFRVTERLERDFPHLLPREATRRQQDRGAPGPPALFDGSRAELDFATVLKASQAVSGELVLDRLIETLLSIAVEHAGAERGLLILPRGAECDIEAEVVTVRDRVEVTLRQTPVTPADLPTAILHYVIRTRETVILDDAAAPNLFSEDAYVRERRPRSVLCLALVKQGTLVGVLYLENNLTPRVFTADRIAMLELLASQSAISLENARLYTQLQQENSERKRAELLLREREARIRRLVDANIIGITFWDLDGRVTDANDAFLRFVGYSRQDLVSGNLHWTKITPPEYHALDERAREQLHLTGQFGPFEKEFLRKDGSRVPVLLGGARFEGSESEGVAFFLDLTERKQAEERQKILLNELNHRVKNTLVIVQAIAGQTLRMADSPKAFTEAFMARLLALSQTHNLLNETSWQSASLHDIVCAELAPHTHGDAGRFSLAGQDVRLRPEAAVTLGMVFHELSTNAAKYGALSLPSGHVQVRWNVNTCAAERRIHLEWQEMHGPPVRVPRRKGFGSRLIERDLGRQLASEVHLEFLPEGVRCVMDLPLERVAA